The following are encoded together in the Phoenix dactylifera cultivar Barhee BC4 unplaced genomic scaffold, palm_55x_up_171113_PBpolish2nd_filt_p 000144F, whole genome shotgun sequence genome:
- the LOC103714805 gene encoding uncharacterized protein LOC103714805 isoform X2: MASGSGRGILESFMRDISLKSLFSGGSGRRKVAEDDPAPIPQLSPIANSVVSRCSRILLLSTEKLQQCFETELPAEVKQPTVYARHLLEYCCYKALQVLTDRPEYLADKDFHRLTYDMMLAWEAPGEGNKSLSKGTTSCNHLEVEDEDGASLFYTNSTCIAVQVDDKKTVGLEAFARIASACPAIADLITVHNLCDALTISSSGQLHFLIYDKYLKSLDKVLKSAKCIIWSPLASSLHLSDGEMILDVDGVMPTQSVLQHVGISAWPGRLTITTHALYFESLGVGSYDKALRYDLAADLKQVVKRELTGPLGARLFDKAVMYKSTSLAEPVYFEFPEFKGHSRRDYWLAIIQEVLQVHRFIRKFNLEEIQQGEVLSMAALGIFRYRAVKEGFHITPHHFKMTLAFNLAEKLPKGDIILDALYNHLELLHTGCQSHFASDSSSDKKLRALPLPSSSYTLSKMGLLKRNYMINERDFLVADVCIGATSPLEMAVKESFCYSERAEAACATVDQVKVEGIDRNIAVMQELLYPVVESGKWLHFLATWEDPFRSTFFLVLILYLAYSKRKPLGAFQIKSPPTKNAVEQLLTLQDAIAKVEILMQAGNIILLKLRSLLFAAIPKATDKVAFALIMVAALIAIVSFKHLIILVVLEAYSREMPLRKKSSDKLMRRLKE, encoded by the exons ATGGCGAGCGGAAGCGGGAGAGGGATACTGGAGAGCTTTATGCGGGATATCTCCCTCAAATCCCTCTTCAGCGGCGGCAGCGGGCGGAGGAAGGTCGCGGAGGACGACCCCGCCCCCATTCCCCAGCTCTCCCCCATCGCAAACTCCGTCGTCTCTCGCTGCTCCAG GATTCTTCTCCTCTCAACAGAGAAGTTGCAGCAGTGTTTTGAGACTGAGTTGCCTGCTGAGGTCAAGCAACCCACCGTGTATGCAAGACATTTATTAGAGTACTGCTGTTATAAAGCTCTTCAAGTGTTGACTGATCGTCCAGAATATTTGGCTGATAAAGATTTTCATCGCTTAACATATGACATGATGCTTGCTTGGGAAGCCCCTGGTGAAGGAAATAAATCTTTATCAAAA GGAACCACTTCTTGTAACCATTTAGAAGTTGAGGATGAGGATGGGGCATCGCTCTTTTATACAAATTCTACATGCATAGCTGTTCAG GTCGATGACAAGAAAACTGTTGGACTAGAAGCTTTTGCCCGAATAGCTTCTGCTTGTCCTGCAATAGCTGATTTGATCACTGTTCACAACCTCTGTGATGCACTTACAATCTCATCAAGTGGTCAGCTCCATTTTCTCATCTATGACAAGTACCTCAAAAGCCTAGACAA GGTGCTCAAATCTGCAAAATGCATAATATGGTCGCCACTTGCTTCAAGCCTTCACCTTTCTGATGGAGAAATGATCTTAGATGTTGATGGTGTTATGCCCACTCAATCTGTTCTGCAACACGTAGGAATATCTGCATGGCCAG GACGGTTGACCATTACCACCCATGCTCTTTACTTTGAGTCCTTAGGAGTGGGTTCGTATGACAAAGCTCTCAGATATGATTTAGCAGCAGATTTAAAGCAGGTTGTAAAGCGTGAATTGACTGGACCATTGGGTGCTCGCCTCTTTGATAAGGCTGTGATGTATAAGTCAACCTCTCT AGCAGAGCCTGTTTATTTTGAGTTTCCTGAATTTAAAGGTCATTCACGCAGAGATTACTGGTTGGCAATAATTCAAGAAGTCTTACAGGTGCATAGATTCATCAGAAAGTTCAATCTTGAAGAAATTCAACAGGGAGAAGTTCTTTCAATGGCCGCTCTAGGCATCTTCAGATACCGTGCTGTGAAAGAAGGTTTCCATATTACTCCCCATCACTTTAAGATGACACTTGCTTTTAACTTAGCTGAAAAATTACCAAAAGGTGACATTATCTTGGATGCTCTATATAATCACCTGGAACTGCTGCATACTGGATGCCAGAGCCATTTTGCTAGTGATTCTTCATCTGATAAAAAGTTGCGGGCTCTTCCTTTACCATCTTCATCATATACACTTTCTAAAATGGGGTTACTGAAAAGGAATTATATGATTAACGAAAGAGATTTCCTTGTTGCCGATGTCTGCATTGGTGCAACAAGTCCTTTAGAGATGGCTGTAAAAGAGTCGTTTTGTTACTCTGAAAGAGCTGAGGCAGCATGTGCAACAGTGGATCAGGTGAAAGTGGAAGGGATTGATAGAAACATAGCTGTGATGCAG GAACTACTTTACCCAGTTGTCGAATCTGGCAAATGGCTTCACTTTCTAGCCACATGGGAAGATCCTTTTAGATCAACATTCTTCTTGGTTTTGATTCTTTATCTTGCTTACAG CAAAAGGAAACCACTGGGGGCTTTTCAGATCAAATCTCCCCCTACTAAGAATGCAGTTGAGCAACTTTTGACTTTGCAAGATGCAATTGCCAAAGTTGAAATTCTTATGCAGGCAGGAAATATTATTCTTCTCAAGTTAAgatctctcttgtttgcagcaATCCCGAAG
- the LOC103714805 gene encoding uncharacterized protein LOC103714805 isoform X1: protein MASGSGRGILESFMRDISLKSLFSGGSGRRKVAEDDPAPIPQLSPIANSVVSRCSRILLLSTEKLQQCFETELPAEVKQPTVYARHLLEYCCYKALQVLTDRPEYLADKDFHRLTYDMMLAWEAPGEGNKSLSKGTTSCNHLEVEDEDGASLFYTNSTCIAVQVDDKKTVGLEAFARIASACPAIADLITVHNLCDALTISSSGQLHFLIYDKYLKSLDKVLKSAKCIIWSPLASSLHLSDGEMILDVDGVMPTQSVLQHVGISAWPGRLTITTHALYFESLGVGSYDKALRYDLAADLKQVVKRELTGPLGARLFDKAVMYKSTSLAEPVYFEFPEFKGHSRRDYWLAIIQEVLQVHRFIRKFNLEEIQQGEVLSMAALGIFRYRAVKEGFHITPHHFKMTLAFNLAEKLPKGDIILDALYNHLELLHTGCQSHFASDSSSDKKLRALPLPSSSYTLSKMGLLKRNYMINERDFLVADVCIGATSPLEMAVKESFCYSERAEAACATVDQVKVEGIDRNIAVMQELLYPVVESGKWLHFLATWEDPFRSTFFLVLILYLAYRDWVRYILPCIFLSLAVLMLWHKYCSKRKPLGAFQIKSPPTKNAVEQLLTLQDAIAKVEILMQAGNIILLKLRSLLFAAIPKATDKVAFALIMVAALIAIVSFKHLIILVVLEAYSREMPLRKKSSDKLMRRLKE from the exons ATGGCGAGCGGAAGCGGGAGAGGGATACTGGAGAGCTTTATGCGGGATATCTCCCTCAAATCCCTCTTCAGCGGCGGCAGCGGGCGGAGGAAGGTCGCGGAGGACGACCCCGCCCCCATTCCCCAGCTCTCCCCCATCGCAAACTCCGTCGTCTCTCGCTGCTCCAG GATTCTTCTCCTCTCAACAGAGAAGTTGCAGCAGTGTTTTGAGACTGAGTTGCCTGCTGAGGTCAAGCAACCCACCGTGTATGCAAGACATTTATTAGAGTACTGCTGTTATAAAGCTCTTCAAGTGTTGACTGATCGTCCAGAATATTTGGCTGATAAAGATTTTCATCGCTTAACATATGACATGATGCTTGCTTGGGAAGCCCCTGGTGAAGGAAATAAATCTTTATCAAAA GGAACCACTTCTTGTAACCATTTAGAAGTTGAGGATGAGGATGGGGCATCGCTCTTTTATACAAATTCTACATGCATAGCTGTTCAG GTCGATGACAAGAAAACTGTTGGACTAGAAGCTTTTGCCCGAATAGCTTCTGCTTGTCCTGCAATAGCTGATTTGATCACTGTTCACAACCTCTGTGATGCACTTACAATCTCATCAAGTGGTCAGCTCCATTTTCTCATCTATGACAAGTACCTCAAAAGCCTAGACAA GGTGCTCAAATCTGCAAAATGCATAATATGGTCGCCACTTGCTTCAAGCCTTCACCTTTCTGATGGAGAAATGATCTTAGATGTTGATGGTGTTATGCCCACTCAATCTGTTCTGCAACACGTAGGAATATCTGCATGGCCAG GACGGTTGACCATTACCACCCATGCTCTTTACTTTGAGTCCTTAGGAGTGGGTTCGTATGACAAAGCTCTCAGATATGATTTAGCAGCAGATTTAAAGCAGGTTGTAAAGCGTGAATTGACTGGACCATTGGGTGCTCGCCTCTTTGATAAGGCTGTGATGTATAAGTCAACCTCTCT AGCAGAGCCTGTTTATTTTGAGTTTCCTGAATTTAAAGGTCATTCACGCAGAGATTACTGGTTGGCAATAATTCAAGAAGTCTTACAGGTGCATAGATTCATCAGAAAGTTCAATCTTGAAGAAATTCAACAGGGAGAAGTTCTTTCAATGGCCGCTCTAGGCATCTTCAGATACCGTGCTGTGAAAGAAGGTTTCCATATTACTCCCCATCACTTTAAGATGACACTTGCTTTTAACTTAGCTGAAAAATTACCAAAAGGTGACATTATCTTGGATGCTCTATATAATCACCTGGAACTGCTGCATACTGGATGCCAGAGCCATTTTGCTAGTGATTCTTCATCTGATAAAAAGTTGCGGGCTCTTCCTTTACCATCTTCATCATATACACTTTCTAAAATGGGGTTACTGAAAAGGAATTATATGATTAACGAAAGAGATTTCCTTGTTGCCGATGTCTGCATTGGTGCAACAAGTCCTTTAGAGATGGCTGTAAAAGAGTCGTTTTGTTACTCTGAAAGAGCTGAGGCAGCATGTGCAACAGTGGATCAGGTGAAAGTGGAAGGGATTGATAGAAACATAGCTGTGATGCAG GAACTACTTTACCCAGTTGTCGAATCTGGCAAATGGCTTCACTTTCTAGCCACATGGGAAGATCCTTTTAGATCAACATTCTTCTTGGTTTTGATTCTTTATCTTGCTTACAG GGATTGGGTCAGGTACATATTGCCTTGCATTTTCTTATCTCTCGCCGTTCTTATGCTTTGGCACAAATACTGCAGCAAAAGGAAACCACTGGGGGCTTTTCAGATCAAATCTCCCCCTACTAAGAATGCAGTTGAGCAACTTTTGACTTTGCAAGATGCAATTGCCAAAGTTGAAATTCTTATGCAGGCAGGAAATATTATTCTTCTCAAGTTAAgatctctcttgtttgcagcaATCCCGAAG